The following proteins are co-located in the Leptospira weilii genome:
- a CDS encoding HEAT repeat domain-containing protein, with protein sequence MNSVEKSKSWKNKINNPNKRPEKAFHNFVKYILFFAYTILLLFVKFPVFSAPSQSKPTKLSEEQLSKKKEVLLQVLKFGTTKERAMALRELEEFPSEHSGALIEQLGKILDRDPDWMMRVYAIRTVSELKLAQYEEYILKLLKSDQPEVQRESIYATKKLKFEKASPILFEILKAQDFTKNSNLTVGLLDTLGEFSPQEAISSFLLARLNENFNDPEIRAQIALFFGKNKDKRSEKTLLEIYKDPQEPVTLRSFSVSSLGKMKSISSMQAIKEELEKIRNLKSKTEIKDFQPLKIHSITALVSMGDKDILEELYAYARDDDPVVRLRAIKHLTDTGDMSVLEILEYKAQRDPSEKVKKAAKAAIEKLKKGESGNDVDKKESGSSKFKSGNKERPIRSGDPLPGTSNPVPDSGASPPSSGSKPESEDLED encoded by the coding sequence ATGAACTCAGTAGAAAAATCCAAGAGCTGGAAAAACAAAATCAATAATCCAAACAAAAGACCTGAAAAGGCGTTCCACAATTTCGTGAAATATATTCTTTTTTTTGCATATACTATACTTCTCCTTTTTGTGAAATTTCCCGTTTTTTCCGCGCCAAGTCAGTCGAAACCGACTAAACTTTCGGAGGAACAACTCTCAAAGAAAAAAGAAGTTCTTCTTCAGGTCTTAAAATTCGGAACTACAAAGGAAAGGGCAATGGCTCTTCGTGAGCTGGAAGAATTTCCCTCCGAACATTCCGGAGCCTTGATCGAACAGCTCGGAAAAATTTTGGATAGGGATCCGGATTGGATGATGAGGGTTTATGCGATTCGAACCGTCTCCGAGTTAAAACTCGCCCAATACGAAGAATACATTCTCAAACTTTTAAAAAGCGATCAACCCGAAGTACAAAGAGAGTCTATCTACGCGACCAAAAAATTGAAGTTCGAAAAAGCCTCTCCGATTCTTTTTGAAATCTTAAAAGCTCAGGATTTCACCAAAAATTCCAATCTCACCGTCGGACTTTTGGATACTCTGGGAGAATTTTCTCCGCAGGAGGCAATCTCTTCTTTCCTACTTGCAAGGCTGAATGAAAATTTCAACGATCCAGAAATCAGGGCTCAGATCGCTCTTTTCTTCGGAAAAAATAAGGATAAAAGATCGGAAAAAACGTTACTCGAAATCTATAAAGATCCCCAAGAACCGGTCACTCTCAGAAGTTTTTCCGTAAGTTCCCTGGGTAAAATGAAATCCATTTCTTCTATGCAGGCAATTAAGGAGGAACTGGAGAAGATTCGAAATCTTAAAAGTAAAACCGAAATCAAAGATTTTCAGCCGCTCAAGATCCATTCCATCACCGCCCTTGTTTCCATGGGAGACAAAGACATATTAGAAGAATTGTATGCTTATGCGAGAGACGACGATCCTGTCGTGAGGTTGAGGGCGATCAAACATCTTACCGATACGGGAGATATGTCCGTTCTTGAAATTTTGGAATACAAGGCCCAAAGAGATCCGAGCGAAAAGGTTAAAAAGGCCGCAAAGGCCGCAATTGAAAAATTAAAAAAAGGAGAATCCGGCAACGATGTAGACAAGAAAGAATCGGGTTCTTCCAAATTCAAATCCGGTAACAAAGAAAGACCGATTCGTTCCGGAGATCCTTTACCCGGAACTTCCAATCCCGTTCCCGATTCCGGAGCGTCTCCCCCCTCTTCCGGAAGCAAGCCCGAGTCCGAAGATTTGGAGGATTGA
- a CDS encoding response regulator has product MNKGYIICVDDEISVLETIQQQLRNEFGESHEVEIASSAEEALALVEEIQNSGYVIEVVIADQVMPGMKGSQFLEEVHKRLPDSIKIMLTGQAGLDSAIHAINHGGLSRYVEKPWNIEELTGDIRFLIEKFRQNLENQHLINELSRKIQELEKQNQ; this is encoded by the coding sequence ATGAATAAAGGTTATATCATTTGTGTCGATGATGAAATATCGGTATTGGAAACGATTCAACAGCAACTTCGGAATGAGTTCGGAGAAAGCCACGAAGTCGAAATCGCAAGTAGCGCGGAGGAAGCGTTGGCGTTGGTGGAAGAAATTCAAAATTCCGGCTACGTAATCGAAGTGGTGATCGCCGATCAAGTAATGCCCGGTATGAAAGGTTCCCAATTTTTAGAGGAAGTGCACAAAAGACTTCCCGACTCGATCAAGATTATGCTCACCGGTCAGGCTGGACTCGATTCCGCGATTCACGCGATCAATCACGGGGGGTTAAGTCGTTATGTGGAAAAGCCTTGGAATATAGAAGAACTTACCGGAGATATTCGCTTTTTGATAGAAAAGTTCCGACAAAATTTAGAAAACCAACATTTAATCAATGAACTCAGTAGAAAAATCCAAGAGCTGGAAAAACAAAATCAATAA
- a CDS encoding 6-hydroxymethylpterin diphosphokinase MptE-like protein, which translates to MIFGFGLGYHVESYLQKANQPVSVLILEPIVALRPIVEKFSERIAKSYKIQGHRIRIVFGLDEFLSQPLSFWLFRDTNKISPFLHPVYSRKFQDLALSFLDSLKQNSQNIAARNYFQRIWVRNCVRNLTSIFENSNSSSIFTGAKDNFFKNQTLLFTGASPSLEEETDWILKNRNRFHLLASDTSLGWILNFGIVPDAVLSLDSSRGTTFHFRNILPEKIPILTWLGGSTYIFDLPNPKWIYFSTHPLDQILRSLFFSQAPILENPSLNMAGIAVSFAKQLKYDRLILKGVDFHRTGGRTHCRSSGYEVYDRFFLSRKESLFKIRFQKSKSWEKRFSVLEILKRQSSELFGSDPMSNFPKAEIKKLAEGLVWEDPKKIRFEQWIRFCTLHSDLDLKNYFSPRILNIPPVIES; encoded by the coding sequence TTGATTTTCGGTTTTGGCTTAGGTTATCACGTAGAATCTTATCTTCAAAAAGCAAACCAACCGGTAAGCGTTCTCATACTCGAACCTATCGTCGCATTAAGGCCGATCGTCGAAAAATTTTCCGAAAGAATTGCAAAGTCCTATAAAATACAGGGCCATCGAATTCGAATTGTTTTCGGTCTGGATGAATTTTTGTCCCAACCGCTTTCTTTTTGGCTTTTCCGAGACACGAACAAAATTTCTCCCTTTTTACACCCGGTCTATTCCAGGAAGTTTCAAGATCTTGCTTTGAGTTTTTTGGATTCTCTCAAACAAAATTCTCAGAACATTGCGGCAAGAAATTATTTTCAAAGGATTTGGGTGCGTAACTGTGTTCGAAATCTTACTAGTATATTTGAGAATTCGAATTCTTCTTCGATTTTTACGGGAGCTAAGGACAACTTTTTCAAAAATCAGACTCTTCTTTTTACCGGAGCCAGTCCTTCCTTGGAAGAGGAAACGGATTGGATTCTTAAAAACAGGAATCGATTTCATTTGCTCGCTTCGGATACTTCCTTAGGTTGGATTTTAAACTTTGGAATTGTACCCGACGCGGTTTTAAGCCTGGATTCGTCCAGGGGAACTACATTCCACTTTCGGAATATTCTTCCTGAAAAGATTCCTATCCTTACCTGGCTGGGAGGTTCCACTTATATCTTCGATCTTCCGAATCCCAAATGGATTTATTTTTCCACGCATCCCTTGGATCAAATTCTCAGATCTCTTTTCTTTTCCCAAGCTCCGATTTTGGAAAATCCATCTTTGAACATGGCCGGAATCGCCGTATCCTTCGCCAAACAATTGAAATACGATCGGCTGATCTTAAAAGGCGTAGACTTCCACAGAACCGGAGGTAGAACCCATTGTAGATCGAGCGGTTACGAGGTTTACGACCGATTCTTCCTTTCTAGAAAGGAAAGTTTGTTCAAGATTCGGTTTCAAAAATCGAAATCTTGGGAAAAGAGATTCTCCGTTTTAGAAATCTTAAAAAGACAGTCTTCGGAACTTTTCGGCTCCGATCCGATGTCTAATTTTCCGAAGGCGGAAATTAAGAAACTCGCAGAAGGTTTGGTCTGGGAAGACCCGAAAAAGATTCGATTCGAACAATGGATTCGGTTTTGCACTCTGCATTCGGATTTAGACCTAAAGAATTACTTTTCGCCTCGAATTTTAAATATTCCTCCGGTAATCGAATCCTAA
- the eno gene encoding phosphopyruvate hydratase, with protein MSHNSQIQKIQAREIIDSRGNPTVEVDVTLTDGSFGRAAVPSGASTGEYEAVELRDGDKQRYLGKGVLKAVEHVNIKIQEILKGANGLDQNRIDQLMLDADGTKNKGKLGANAILGTSLAVAKAAAAHSKLPLYRYIGGNFARELPVPMMNIINGGAHADNNVDFQEFMILPVGAKSFREGLRMGAEVFHSLKSVLKGKKLNTAVGDEGGFAPDLTSNVEAIEVILQAIEKAGYKPEKDVLLGLDAASSEFYDKSKKKYVLGAENNKEFSSAELVDYYANLVSKYPIITIEDGLDENDWDGWKLLSDKLGKKIQLVGDDLFVTNIEKLSKGIASGVGNSILIKVNQIGSLSETLASIEMAKKAKYTNVVSHRSGETEDVTISHIAVATNAGQIKTGSLSRTDRIAKYNELLRIEEELGKSAVYKGRETFYNL; from the coding sequence ATGTCTCATAACTCTCAAATTCAGAAAATCCAAGCCAGGGAAATCATCGACTCCCGAGGAAACCCAACTGTAGAAGTGGATGTAACACTTACGGACGGTTCTTTTGGCAGAGCGGCTGTTCCTTCCGGAGCATCGACCGGGGAATACGAAGCCGTAGAACTTAGAGACGGTGATAAACAGCGTTATCTCGGGAAAGGAGTTCTCAAAGCCGTAGAGCATGTAAACATAAAAATTCAAGAAATACTCAAGGGAGCGAACGGACTCGACCAAAATCGGATCGATCAACTCATGCTCGACGCGGACGGAACCAAAAACAAAGGTAAACTCGGAGCCAACGCGATCCTCGGGACTTCTCTTGCGGTAGCGAAAGCCGCCGCTGCGCATTCTAAACTTCCCTTATATCGTTATATCGGCGGAAACTTTGCCCGTGAACTTCCGGTTCCTATGATGAACATCATCAACGGAGGGGCACACGCGGACAACAATGTGGATTTTCAGGAATTTATGATTCTCCCTGTGGGAGCCAAAAGTTTTCGCGAAGGACTTAGAATGGGGGCCGAAGTATTCCACTCTTTAAAGTCGGTCCTTAAAGGTAAGAAATTGAACACCGCGGTCGGTGACGAAGGCGGCTTTGCTCCTGACTTGACTAGCAACGTGGAAGCGATCGAAGTCATTCTCCAGGCGATCGAAAAGGCAGGATATAAACCGGAAAAAGACGTTTTATTGGGTTTGGATGCGGCTTCTTCCGAGTTTTACGACAAAAGCAAAAAGAAATACGTACTCGGTGCCGAAAATAATAAGGAATTCTCCAGCGCCGAACTTGTGGATTATTATGCGAACTTGGTTTCCAAATATCCGATCATTACGATCGAAGACGGCTTGGATGAAAACGACTGGGACGGTTGGAAACTTCTTTCCGATAAGTTGGGAAAGAAAATCCAGCTCGTGGGAGACGATCTTTTTGTGACGAACATCGAGAAACTCTCCAAGGGAATCGCTTCCGGAGTCGGGAATTCGATTCTGATCAAAGTAAATCAGATCGGTTCCCTTTCTGAGACTCTTGCGTCGATTGAAATGGCGAAAAAGGCGAAATACACGAACGTTGTGAGCCATAGAAGCGGGGAAACGGAAGACGTTACGATTTCTCACATCGCGGTTGCGACTAACGCGGGACAGATCAAGACAGGTTCTCTTTCCAGAACGGATCGAATCGCGAAATACAACGAACTTCTGAGAATCGAAGAAGAACTCGGAAAATCTGCGGTTTACAAAGGTAGGGAAACTTTTTATAATCTATAA
- a CDS encoding septum formation initiator family protein, with amino-acid sequence MTTLPTKVFWFSCFLGGLFYFIVLGESGIVVRSQLEESLASLQLDVERLTYENRQLEEKQKILKNDQAALEREARRFYLLSENAHIVKFRETSDNNELKPVLASRLNAFRPGKQFPVPPIHFIRIFYAIFSSFTCIGVFIKMRKKKLDFTN; translated from the coding sequence ATGACTACTCTTCCGACAAAAGTCTTTTGGTTTTCTTGCTTTCTTGGCGGACTTTTCTATTTCATCGTTCTGGGTGAATCTGGAATCGTCGTAAGGTCTCAACTTGAGGAATCTCTTGCCTCTCTACAGTTGGATGTGGAAAGGCTTACCTACGAAAATCGACAATTGGAAGAAAAGCAGAAGATTTTAAAAAACGATCAAGCGGCTCTTGAAAGAGAAGCCAGAAGATTTTATCTTTTGAGTGAAAACGCTCATATCGTGAAATTTCGGGAAACGTCGGATAACAACGAACTGAAACCCGTTCTGGCTTCCAGATTGAATGCGTTTCGTCCGGGAAAACAATTTCCGGTTCCGCCCATCCATTTTATTCGGATTTTCTACGCAATCTTCTCTAGTTTTACTTGTATTGGAGTTTTCATAAAAATGAGGAAGAAGAAACTGGACTTTACCAACTAG
- a CDS encoding ATP-dependent Clp protease proteolytic subunit yields the protein MPEIEKVTEVFEELIGSKISKNFLDHRKIFLWGPVTDESSKDLVGKLLYLEMKDPGKTITFYINSPGGVVTSGMTVFDTIKMISSPVHTVCMGMAASMGSVLLAAGTKGERSIWPNGKVMIHQPSIGGQIVAPATDLKIHAEEILKTKAKLNQILADACGHPVSKLEEDTDRDYYMDAEEAIRYGIVDKLATKIDFN from the coding sequence ATGCCAGAAATAGAAAAAGTCACGGAAGTATTCGAAGAACTCATAGGAAGTAAAATTTCCAAAAATTTCCTCGACCACAGAAAGATTTTTCTTTGGGGTCCGGTAACCGACGAATCATCCAAAGACTTGGTCGGAAAGCTTCTCTACCTGGAAATGAAAGATCCGGGAAAAACGATCACATTTTATATCAATAGTCCCGGCGGTGTCGTGACTTCCGGAATGACCGTATTCGATACGATCAAAATGATTTCTTCTCCCGTTCATACCGTTTGTATGGGAATGGCGGCTTCTATGGGTTCGGTCCTTCTTGCGGCGGGAACAAAGGGGGAACGTTCCATTTGGCCGAACGGAAAAGTAATGATTCACCAACCGAGTATCGGGGGACAAATCGTAGCCCCTGCTACCGATTTAAAAATCCACGCGGAAGAAATTCTCAAGACAAAAGCGAAGTTAAATCAGATTCTTGCGGACGCTTGTGGGCATCCGGTTTCCAAATTGGAAGAAGACACGGATCGGGATTACTACATGGACGCGGAAGAGGCGATCCGATACGGAATCGTAGACAAACTCGCTACAAAAATCGATTTTAATTAA
- a CDS encoding YheT family hydrolase, which translates to MSSQSFKPKRFFKNGHLQTVYSTFFPPKNRLRSKFYFEDILLQLSDGSGDALWLEHNPPIAHYSSSGPVWNGIYLVMIHGMEGTSDSAYLVSLAQSALLRGYGCVRMNLRNCGRGQGFSKGTYNIGQTKDLQDVIDFVWKNLSHRIFLSGFSLSASLVLKYLGEKRNHKVEVFSSTNPPLDLFKGCDFIDSKEARFYRDRFVSGFRKKIKNKVIQLPPELERNAFRVKTFFEFDDQVTAPFFGYKGATEYYQDCSSIRYIPNIRHPGIIIHSEDDPVVPPFDWETIRWDKLPQIQTILSPKGGHVGFLTDPTPEIPDGRWLNKIILDYFDSKTNSGS; encoded by the coding sequence ATGAGTTCCCAATCCTTCAAACCGAAACGATTTTTTAAAAACGGACACCTTCAGACCGTTTACAGTACTTTCTTTCCTCCAAAAAACCGCCTCAGAAGTAAGTTTTATTTTGAGGATATCCTCTTACAACTTTCGGACGGATCGGGAGATGCTCTTTGGCTCGAACACAATCCTCCGATCGCTCATTATTCTTCTTCGGGTCCGGTTTGGAACGGAATCTATCTCGTGATGATTCACGGAATGGAGGGGACTTCCGACAGTGCGTATCTGGTGAGCCTCGCACAGAGCGCCTTGCTCAGAGGTTACGGGTGTGTTCGAATGAATCTCAGAAACTGTGGGAGAGGGCAGGGGTTTTCCAAGGGAACGTATAACATCGGTCAAACGAAAGACCTTCAGGACGTCATCGATTTCGTTTGGAAGAATTTATCTCATAGGATTTTTCTTTCCGGCTTTTCCCTTTCGGCCAGTCTCGTTTTAAAGTATCTCGGAGAAAAAAGAAATCACAAAGTGGAAGTCTTTTCTTCCACAAATCCTCCTTTGGATCTTTTCAAAGGTTGTGATTTTATTGATTCGAAAGAGGCAAGATTTTATAGGGATCGGTTTGTGTCGGGGTTTCGCAAAAAGATCAAAAACAAAGTCATTCAACTTCCACCCGAACTGGAAAGAAACGCGTTTCGAGTAAAAACATTCTTCGAATTTGACGATCAGGTTACCGCTCCGTTTTTCGGATACAAGGGTGCGACCGAGTATTATCAAGACTGCTCGAGTATTCGATACATTCCTAACATCCGTCATCCGGGAATCATAATTCATTCCGAAGACGATCCTGTCGTTCCTCCATTCGATTGGGAAACGATTCGTTGGGATAAACTTCCTCAAATCCAAACCATTCTCAGTCCCAAAGGCGGGCATGTGGGATTTTTGACGGATCCAACCCCGGAAATTCCGGATGGAAGGTGGTTGAATAAAATAATTCTGGATTATTTCGATTCGAAAACGAATTCTGGAAGCTGA
- a CDS encoding DUF4416 family protein, giving the protein MNSSKKNTPAKGKLAKPPGASFFIVVVYEDAEMFYSIKTKTEKKFSATLYESNPMPAWKDADEELWNQSSGRHTKILSFKRRIHREELPSIQKECLSIQNAAIEKDRGVRIFPGYLCNHSVVISSIQDDFHRIYLFNGVYAETVYNYQKQKMVYLETAPSFFKTPEAVYFFTSLRESYVQNISKI; this is encoded by the coding sequence ATGAATTCCTCAAAGAAGAATACGCCTGCCAAGGGAAAATTGGCCAAACCACCCGGAGCTTCTTTTTTTATCGTGGTCGTTTACGAGGATGCGGAAATGTTCTATTCCATCAAAACAAAGACCGAGAAAAAATTTTCCGCAACTTTGTATGAAAGTAACCCGATGCCTGCTTGGAAGGATGCGGACGAGGAACTTTGGAATCAGTCTTCCGGAAGGCATACTAAAATTCTTTCCTTCAAAAGAAGAATTCATAGGGAAGAACTTCCTTCGATTCAAAAAGAATGTCTTTCGATTCAAAACGCCGCAATTGAAAAAGATAGGGGCGTTCGTATTTTCCCGGGGTATCTTTGCAACCATTCCGTTGTGATCTCGAGTATTCAAGACGATTTTCATAGGATTTATCTATTCAACGGAGTATATGCCGAAACGGTTTACAACTATCAAAAACAAAAAATGGTCTATCTTGAAACGGCGCCTTCCTTTTTCAAAACGCCGGAAGCGGTCTATTTTTTTACGAGTTTGAGAGAGTCTTATGTTCAAAATATCAGTAAAATCTAA
- the lcpA gene encoding complement regulator-acquiring protein LcpA, whose translation MFKISVKSNILSFAFVFYLSLFSGTCAPAQLEIASVTLCDHFNRAGECLEPVEKDHHYKVEVPHIKKPDTWERFANYLYFHARETPGFLIRFNRKLTPSESRAIQDSYYATMNFSGTVERMEGFEMGEDWIGSFQYLGSIIKDKLKKENRLGSYPYTNMIFPAEVEFKFSSSFFEGGEKTKINLSYIVLPPEK comes from the coding sequence ATGTTCAAAATATCAGTAAAATCTAATATTCTTTCTTTTGCATTCGTATTTTACCTGTCGCTTTTTTCGGGGACCTGCGCTCCCGCACAGTTGGAAATAGCGTCCGTCACCCTCTGCGATCATTTCAATCGTGCCGGGGAGTGCCTTGAGCCTGTGGAAAAGGATCATCACTATAAGGTGGAAGTTCCTCATATTAAAAAGCCGGATACTTGGGAAAGGTTTGCGAACTACCTTTACTTTCATGCGAGAGAAACTCCTGGTTTTCTCATTCGGTTCAATCGAAAGCTGACTCCTTCCGAGTCCAGGGCGATTCAGGATTCTTACTATGCGACCATGAATTTTTCCGGAACCGTGGAAAGGATGGAAGGGTTTGAAATGGGGGAAGACTGGATCGGTTCGTTTCAATATTTAGGTTCTATCATTAAGGACAAATTGAAAAAAGAAAACCGTCTCGGTTCTTATCCTTATACAAATATGATCTTTCCCGCGGAAGTGGAGTTCAAGTTCAGTTCCTCTTTTTTTGAAGGAGGGGAAAAGACAAAGATCAATTTAAGTTATATTGTGCTTCCTCCGGAAAAATGA
- a CDS encoding TlpA family protein disulfide reductase codes for MNSEPHFRIISSFFSGSYTYLMNRILLCFVFCILVIHCALSEQPNLGIQEFQGITLDGTLVRLSEVKAPRLVLNVYGPNCVPCIKEIPALNYLYQDMQKDPKIQFYMAVDPTLFFDEAETMSEEELLTQGIPLVKEEIRKYGIQVPTLLMKKPFRVSRTDSIVTGTPETLLFKTKPFVLYYNFIGPISEEANLQRLSADQKILFFKRMAGSS; via the coding sequence ATGAACTCGGAACCCCATTTCCGTATTATTTCTTCTTTTTTCTCAGGAAGTTATACGTACTTGATGAATCGGATTCTTCTCTGTTTTGTTTTTTGCATATTGGTGATTCATTGCGCGTTGTCGGAACAACCCAATCTGGGGATCCAGGAGTTCCAGGGAATTACTTTGGACGGGACGCTGGTTCGTCTTTCTGAAGTCAAGGCGCCTCGGTTGGTCTTAAACGTTTACGGACCGAATTGTGTTCCTTGTATCAAAGAAATTCCCGCTCTCAACTATCTCTATCAGGATATGCAAAAAGATCCTAAGATTCAATTTTATATGGCGGTGGATCCGACTTTGTTCTTCGATGAAGCGGAAACGATGTCGGAAGAGGAACTGTTGACCCAGGGGATTCCTTTGGTCAAGGAAGAGATTCGTAAGTACGGAATCCAAGTTCCGACGCTTCTTATGAAAAAACCGTTTCGGGTGAGTAGAACGGATTCTATCGTTACGGGGACTCCTGAAACCCTTCTTTTTAAAACGAAACCTTTCGTACTCTATTACAATTTTATCGGACCGATCAGCGAAGAGGCGAACCTGCAAAGGTTAAGCGCGGATCAAAAAATTCTTTTTTTCAAAAGGATGGCAGGATCTTCATGA
- a CDS encoding type 1 glutamine amidotransferase, protein MRSLIVRFKDCEGPGILLDSLKERNYKITYHNAYDSRVRPFPDAHLVFDLIVLLGGPQSVMDPALVPFFEPWLNLIRYAASMPNRKVIGICLGAQIISKALGGEVRRGEKGPEVGFYDVQVQEPAHLVFDGIASFPAFHLHEDIFSIPQGAKRLLKSEMYSNQMFSFQDRIFGIQCHMEVTASMLKVWRVVHSDFIRGWVPGPETEVLRSQMESVGRKIFGAILDLTPDSATDRSVLIPQSPDFVTAGNE, encoded by the coding sequence ATGAGGAGTTTGATCGTTCGATTTAAGGATTGCGAGGGGCCCGGTATTTTACTCGATTCCTTAAAGGAAAGAAATTATAAAATCACCTATCACAACGCATACGATTCGAGGGTACGGCCGTTTCCCGACGCACATTTGGTTTTTGATTTGATCGTTCTTCTCGGAGGACCTCAGTCCGTTATGGATCCGGCACTCGTTCCTTTCTTCGAGCCTTGGCTAAATTTAATACGTTATGCGGCGTCGATGCCTAATCGTAAAGTGATCGGAATTTGCCTCGGCGCACAAATTATTTCCAAAGCGCTCGGCGGGGAAGTCCGACGGGGTGAGAAAGGACCGGAAGTGGGTTTTTACGACGTTCAGGTTCAGGAGCCCGCTCATCTTGTGTTCGACGGAATCGCTTCCTTTCCCGCGTTTCATCTTCACGAAGACATATTTTCGATTCCACAAGGGGCAAAACGTCTTTTAAAGAGCGAGATGTATTCCAATCAGATGTTTTCCTTTCAGGATCGAATTTTCGGAATTCAGTGTCATATGGAAGTTACGGCTTCTATGCTCAAGGTGTGGCGCGTGGTACATTCGGATTTTATCCGAGGTTGGGTTCCAGGACCTGAAACGGAGGTTTTGAGGTCTCAAATGGAGAGCGTCGGGCGCAAAATTTTCGGGGCGATTCTCGATCTTACACCCGATTCCGCAACAGATCGGTCCGTTCTCATTCCGCAAAGCCCCGACTTCGTTACGGCCGGAAACGAATGA